Proteins from one Chitinophaga oryzae genomic window:
- a CDS encoding aldehyde dehydrogenase, with translation MISNAQISQLYNAQHDYFDSGVTRPYAFRKAMLQKLKKAIQRYEPRILEALKRDLHKHPLEAYSSEVGFLYEEIAYIAANLKQWMEPEVVTSPFVTYPSSSRVYREPLGLTLIIAPWNYPFMLQLSPLVGAIAGGNCAILKPSELAPHTATVITELIKETFDPAYISVVEGDGSTVIPALMAFRFDHVFFTGSIPVGKKIMEMAVPHLTPVTLELGGKSPCVVDEKVNVKVAAKRIVWSKFWNAGQTCVAPDYLLVHHKIKEPLLAALKEAIEEFFGENPAASHDYARMINIRRFDAVAAYLKRGRVLHGGQTDRDKRYIAPTLLEGVEWDDPVMQEEIFGPVLPVLTFETLPQAIQAIKKNPYPLALYVFTKSKKTEKALIEQVRFGGGCVNNALVHLTNPELPFGGAGYSGMGQYHGRYSFDTFTHAKGMLKTATWLDVPVKYPPFKNKLGLLKKIMK, from the coding sequence ATGATCAGCAATGCCCAGATCAGTCAGCTGTACAATGCCCAGCACGACTATTTCGATTCCGGAGTGACCCGCCCCTATGCCTTCAGAAAAGCGATGCTGCAAAAGCTGAAAAAAGCCATTCAGCGCTATGAGCCCCGTATTCTCGAAGCACTGAAACGGGACCTCCATAAACATCCGCTGGAAGCCTACAGCAGCGAAGTCGGATTCCTGTATGAGGAAATCGCCTACATAGCGGCCAACCTGAAACAGTGGATGGAACCGGAGGTGGTGACTTCCCCCTTTGTCACTTATCCCAGCAGCAGCCGGGTGTATCGCGAGCCGCTGGGGCTGACGCTGATCATAGCGCCCTGGAATTACCCTTTTATGCTGCAGCTCAGCCCGCTGGTAGGGGCTATCGCCGGTGGCAACTGCGCCATCCTGAAGCCTTCCGAACTGGCGCCGCATACCGCGACAGTCATTACGGAACTGATCAAAGAAACCTTTGATCCTGCCTATATCAGCGTGGTAGAAGGAGACGGCAGCACCGTTATCCCCGCCCTGATGGCTTTCCGGTTCGACCATGTGTTTTTTACCGGCAGCATCCCTGTGGGCAAAAAGATCATGGAAATGGCCGTGCCGCACCTTACCCCGGTGACGCTGGAGCTGGGTGGAAAATCACCCTGTGTGGTGGACGAAAAAGTGAATGTGAAGGTGGCGGCTAAACGAATCGTCTGGTCCAAGTTCTGGAATGCCGGACAAACCTGTGTGGCGCCGGACTACCTGCTGGTACATCATAAAATAAAAGAGCCGCTGTTGGCCGCCCTGAAAGAGGCCATTGAGGAGTTCTTCGGCGAAAATCCTGCCGCCAGCCACGACTATGCCCGCATGATCAATATCCGCCGTTTCGATGCGGTAGCTGCCTATCTGAAAAGAGGACGGGTGCTGCATGGCGGCCAGACTGACCGTGACAAGCGGTATATAGCCCCTACCCTGCTGGAAGGGGTGGAATGGGACGATCCGGTGATGCAGGAAGAAATCTTCGGCCCGGTGTTGCCGGTGCTCACTTTTGAGACACTGCCGCAGGCAATACAGGCGATTAAGAAAAACCCCTATCCGTTGGCGTTATATGTCTTCACCAAAAGCAAAAAAACAGAGAAAGCGTTAATAGAACAGGTACGCTTTGGCGGCGGCTGCGTGAACAATGCGCTGGTACACCTTACCAATCCGGAACTGCCTTTCGGCGGAGCGGGATACAGTGGTATGGGGCAGTACCACGGCCGTTATAGTTTTGACACGTTCACCCATGCCAAGGGGATGCTGAAAACCGCTACCTGGCTGGATGTGCCGGTGAAATATCCGCCGTTTAAAAATAAACTCGGGCTGCTGAAAAAGATCATGAAATAA
- a CDS encoding PDZ domain-containing protein: MKNVLRNFTLAGFGCLAVSVAAAQSPGASSKDKMGEYDEIVIKNKSNKGGKVTVEIKDGDILVDGNKLDQYNNPDISVFRRKITPMNGNNFSFGGPSRGEIQLFNSDGDDEGEEMPVSGNKAVLGVITEKTTAVGATVKSVAPGSPAEKAGLKVGDAITKINDETINEPKELFETIGRFKPGDKITVSYTRNNKQNKATVTLDERKEDAFGGIFNMPRKRGEMFAFPMPRGRQGFGGFERADDGVKLGIQVQDTDDGDAAQVINMTPGSPAEKAGFKINDLITEMAGNPVKSAHDVAEIYRDNRNKGTITATVKRNGQTQTISIKIPKKLHTADL, translated from the coding sequence ATGAAAAACGTACTCAGAAATTTTACCCTCGCAGGCTTTGGTTGCCTCGCCGTGAGTGTGGCCGCCGCACAAAGTCCGGGTGCATCCTCCAAAGATAAAATGGGCGAGTATGATGAAATCGTCATTAAAAACAAAAGCAACAAAGGCGGTAAAGTAACCGTGGAAATCAAAGACGGCGACATCCTGGTAGACGGCAATAAGCTGGACCAGTACAATAATCCGGACATCTCTGTTTTCCGCCGCAAGATCACGCCGATGAATGGCAATAACTTCAGCTTCGGCGGCCCTTCCCGCGGAGAAATCCAGCTCTTTAACAGTGACGGAGACGACGAAGGAGAAGAAATGCCTGTCTCCGGCAACAAAGCCGTGCTGGGCGTTATCACCGAAAAAACCACCGCGGTGGGCGCTACCGTAAAATCCGTGGCTCCCGGCAGCCCTGCGGAGAAAGCGGGCCTTAAAGTGGGCGACGCCATCACAAAAATCAATGATGAAACCATCAACGAACCGAAAGAGCTGTTTGAAACCATCGGCCGTTTCAAACCCGGCGATAAAATAACAGTATCGTATACACGCAATAACAAACAAAATAAAGCCACCGTTACGCTGGATGAAAGAAAGGAAGACGCCTTTGGCGGCATTTTTAACATGCCCCGCAAAAGAGGCGAGATGTTCGCTTTCCCCATGCCCCGCGGCAGACAGGGCTTCGGCGGTTTTGAAAGAGCGGATGACGGCGTAAAACTGGGCATACAGGTACAAGACACCGATGACGGCGATGCTGCACAGGTGATCAATATGACACCAGGGTCTCCTGCTGAAAAAGCCGGCTTCAAAATCAACGACCTGATCACGGAAATGGCCGGCAACCCCGTAAAATCAGCCCACGACGTGGCAGAAATTTACCGTGACAACCGCAACAAGGGAACAATAACAGCTACGGTTAAACGAAATGGTCAGACACAGACCATCAGCATTAAAATTCCAAAGAAACTGCATACCGCAGATCTTTAA
- the alaS gene encoding alanine--tRNA ligase has protein sequence MTASEIRQQFLDFFASKGHQIVPSAPIVIKNDPTLMFTNAGMNQFKDYFLGNKTPAHPRVADTQKCLRVSGKHNDLEEVGIDTYHHTMFEMLGNWSFGDYFKKEAIAWSWELLTEVYKIPKDKLYVTVFEGDASENLPKDEEAFNFWKEHISEDRILLGNKKDNFWEMGDTGPCGPCSEIHVDCRPDNERQAIDGKTLVNADHPQVIEIWNNVFMQFNRLKDKSLEPLPAKHVDTGMGFERLVRVLQGKTSNYDTDVFMGTIHTTEQLTGKKYEGADTRKDVAFRVIADHIRAISFTIADGQLPSNTGAGYVIRRILRRAVRYYFSFLDVKKPLLHDLVPVLAAQFSHVFPELQQQVDFVKKVVFEEENNFLRTLESGIRRIEDFMQQQAAAKVVDGQTAFELYDTYGFPYDLTTLIASENGFSVDEPGFKAAMQQQKDRSRAATAIDAGDWVVLDETPDSVFIGYEQLESNTKLLKYRTVKAKGKEQFQLVLGQTPFYAESGGQVGDTGVLHFGDEAIHVTDTKKENNLIIHFADKLPANPAAKVKATVTKDKRHNTARHHSATHLLHAALRQVLGTHVAQKGSLVNAEALRFDFSHFAKVTDEEMAQIEAIVNEKIRQNIPVVIKELPKEEALQLGAMALFGEKYGDVVRVVIMDPAYSVELCGGTHVATTGELGLFKFVSEGAVAAGVRRVEAVTGAQAEAFVNEQLQQLKAIKNALKNPKELVKTVETLVQDKSSLEKQVEALELEKVRQLAAGLRDKAENINGVNFLGLVVNVSNAEGLKQLALQLKNDIPGHVLLFAANIGGKASVALSIAEELVTAKGWEAPKIIKEKVAPLIKGGGGGQKSFATAGGQETDKLDQVIAAVKALLG, from the coding sequence ATGACAGCATCTGAGATAAGACAGCAATTCCTGGATTTTTTTGCGTCGAAAGGACACCAGATCGTTCCTTCTGCCCCTATCGTGATCAAAAACGATCCCACCCTGATGTTCACCAACGCGGGCATGAACCAGTTTAAAGACTACTTTCTGGGCAACAAAACGCCGGCCCACCCACGGGTGGCGGACACGCAGAAATGTCTCCGGGTAAGCGGCAAACATAACGACCTGGAAGAAGTAGGTATCGACACCTATCATCACACCATGTTCGAAATGCTGGGTAACTGGAGCTTTGGCGACTATTTTAAGAAAGAAGCCATCGCCTGGAGCTGGGAGCTGCTGACAGAAGTGTACAAAATCCCGAAAGACAAACTCTATGTCACTGTTTTTGAAGGAGATGCGAGCGAAAACCTGCCTAAAGACGAGGAAGCTTTTAACTTCTGGAAAGAACATATTTCAGAAGACCGTATCCTGCTGGGCAACAAAAAAGACAATTTCTGGGAAATGGGCGACACGGGTCCATGCGGCCCCTGCTCCGAAATACACGTAGACTGCCGTCCTGACAACGAAAGACAGGCCATAGACGGTAAAACGCTGGTCAACGCAGACCATCCGCAGGTAATCGAAATCTGGAACAACGTATTCATGCAGTTCAACCGCCTGAAGGACAAATCCCTCGAACCACTGCCAGCCAAACACGTGGACACCGGCATGGGCTTCGAACGCCTGGTACGCGTACTGCAGGGTAAAACCTCCAACTACGACACCGACGTGTTCATGGGCACCATCCATACCACCGAACAGCTCACCGGCAAAAAGTACGAAGGCGCCGACACCCGCAAAGACGTGGCTTTCCGCGTTATCGCCGACCACATCCGCGCCATCTCCTTCACCATCGCCGATGGCCAGCTGCCGTCCAACACCGGCGCCGGTTACGTGATCCGCCGCATCCTGCGCAGGGCCGTACGTTACTATTTCTCTTTCCTCGATGTGAAAAAACCGCTCCTGCACGACCTCGTGCCGGTACTGGCCGCCCAGTTCTCCCACGTATTCCCCGAACTGCAACAACAGGTGGACTTCGTGAAGAAAGTGGTATTTGAAGAAGAGAACAACTTCCTGCGTACCCTCGAAAGCGGTATCCGCCGGATCGAAGACTTTATGCAACAGCAGGCAGCCGCCAAAGTAGTGGACGGCCAGACCGCCTTTGAATTATACGATACCTACGGTTTCCCGTACGACCTTACCACCCTTATCGCCTCCGAAAACGGTTTCTCCGTAGACGAGCCAGGCTTCAAAGCCGCGATGCAGCAGCAGAAAGACCGCTCCCGCGCCGCTACCGCCATCGATGCCGGCGACTGGGTAGTCCTGGACGAAACGCCGGATTCCGTATTCATCGGTTACGAGCAACTGGAAAGCAACACCAAACTACTGAAATACCGCACCGTAAAAGCCAAGGGAAAAGAGCAGTTCCAGCTGGTACTGGGCCAGACCCCTTTCTACGCTGAAAGCGGCGGACAGGTAGGCGATACGGGCGTACTCCACTTCGGCGACGAGGCCATACACGTAACCGACACTAAAAAAGAAAACAACCTGATCATCCACTTTGCCGATAAACTGCCAGCCAATCCCGCTGCGAAAGTAAAAGCAACAGTAACGAAAGATAAGCGCCATAACACCGCGCGCCACCACTCTGCTACCCACCTGCTGCACGCCGCACTGCGCCAGGTGCTGGGAACACACGTGGCACAGAAAGGCTCGCTGGTGAACGCTGAAGCGCTGCGTTTCGACTTCTCCCACTTCGCCAAAGTAACCGATGAAGAAATGGCACAGATTGAAGCGATCGTTAACGAAAAAATTCGTCAGAACATCCCGGTAGTGATCAAGGAACTGCCGAAGGAAGAAGCGCTGCAACTGGGCGCCATGGCACTCTTTGGCGAGAAATACGGCGATGTGGTACGGGTAGTGATCATGGACCCTGCCTACAGCGTAGAGCTCTGCGGCGGTACCCATGTGGCTACCACCGGAGAACTCGGCCTGTTCAAGTTTGTGTCTGAAGGAGCAGTAGCTGCCGGCGTACGCCGCGTGGAAGCCGTTACCGGCGCGCAGGCAGAAGCTTTCGTAAACGAACAGCTGCAACAACTCAAAGCAATCAAAAACGCCCTGAAAAATCCCAAAGAACTGGTGAAAACAGTGGAAACACTGGTGCAGGACAAATCTTCCCTCGAAAAACAAGTGGAAGCCCTGGAACTGGAAAAAGTGCGCCAGCTCGCTGCCGGCCTGCGTGACAAGGCAGAGAACATTAACGGCGTCAATTTCCTTGGACTGGTGGTGAACGTCAGCAATGCGGAAGGCCTTAAACAACTGGCCCTCCAGCTGAAAAACGACATCCCCGGCCATGTACTGCTGTTTGCCGCCAACATCGGCGGTAAAGCCAGCGTTGCCCTCAGCATCGCAGAGGAGCTGGTGACAGCCAAAGGATGGGAAGCGCCGAAAATCATCAAAGAAAAAGTAGCTCCCCTGATCAAAGGCGGCGGCGGCGGTCAGAAGTCCTTTGCCACCGCAGGCGGCCAGGAAACAGACAAACTGGACCAGGTAATTGCCGCAGTGAAAGCACTCCTCGGATAA
- a CDS encoding M23 family metallopeptidase produces the protein MKEKYEAMQGRMKEMRGKLAELEERDNEIYRVIFEASPIPDSAREGKINRDEEAAQLQSFASSEIIASTGILLKELTNRIKTQEKSYEEIDNLVKNKQQMLASIPAIQPVANKDLKHIASGFGYRIDPIYKTMKYHAGLDFAAPSGTPIYATGDGTVEEASLSDVGYGNHVIVRHGYGYKTLYGHMLRMKVKTGQAVKRGDVLGWVGSTGKSTGPHCHYEVIKNGEKVDPVYFFFNDLTPEQFDRMLKMARSGNQSFD, from the coding sequence ATGAAGGAAAAATATGAAGCCATGCAGGGGCGTATGAAGGAAATGAGGGGAAAGCTGGCGGAACTGGAAGAACGTGACAATGAAATTTACCGGGTGATATTTGAGGCCTCTCCCATCCCCGACAGCGCACGGGAGGGCAAAATCAACCGTGATGAGGAGGCTGCCCAGCTGCAATCCTTTGCCAGCAGTGAAATCATCGCTTCTACCGGCATCCTGCTGAAAGAACTGACCAACCGTATCAAAACACAGGAAAAATCCTACGAGGAAATCGATAACCTGGTAAAAAACAAACAACAGATGCTGGCATCCATCCCGGCCATACAGCCGGTGGCCAACAAAGACCTGAAGCACATCGCCTCCGGTTTCGGATACCGCATCGACCCAATCTATAAAACCATGAAGTATCACGCGGGGCTTGACTTTGCAGCGCCCAGCGGCACTCCTATCTACGCAACCGGCGACGGCACGGTGGAAGAGGCCAGCCTGAGCGACGTGGGCTACGGCAACCACGTGATCGTAAGGCATGGATATGGGTATAAAACATTATATGGCCACATGCTCCGCATGAAGGTGAAGACCGGCCAGGCCGTTAAACGCGGCGACGTACTGGGCTGGGTAGGCAGCACCGGTAAATCCACCGGCCCCCACTGCCACTATGAAGTCATTAAAAACGGAGAAAAAGTTGACCCGGTGTACTTCTTCTTTAATGACCTCACCCCCGAACAATTTGACCGCATGCTGAAGATGGCCCGGTCCGGCAACCAGTCGTTCGACTAA
- a CDS encoding MerR family transcriptional regulator, with the protein MQQLDLFSTPGTPHPVPETAGGAVKAKVKKAIAVPRQPGKKRGRKSLKEVSEDPDLIMELDKLVLDKQYYSISEVAAMFRVNTSLIRYWENEFDILQPKKNRKGDRLFRQEDIQHLKLIYHLLRERKYTIEGAKQKLKEDLKLAARNFEMVQALLKVRGFLTELKDQL; encoded by the coding sequence ATGCAACAGTTAGACCTCTTTTCCACACCTGGAACTCCCCACCCGGTACCGGAGACTGCGGGAGGTGCTGTAAAAGCAAAAGTGAAGAAGGCCATAGCTGTACCCAGACAGCCTGGTAAAAAGCGGGGACGTAAATCATTGAAAGAGGTATCGGAAGACCCAGACTTGATTATGGAGTTGGACAAATTAGTGCTGGATAAGCAATATTATTCAATCAGTGAGGTAGCTGCCATGTTTCGGGTAAATACGTCGCTGATACGCTATTGGGAAAATGAATTCGATATTCTTCAACCCAAAAAGAACAGGAAGGGGGACCGGCTGTTCCGTCAGGAAGACATCCAGCACCTCAAACTGATCTACCATCTGCTGCGGGAAAGAAAATATACCATCGAAGGGGCTAAGCAAAAACTAAAGGAAGATCTCAAGCTGGCAGCCCGAAATTTCGAAATGGTACAGGCTTTGCTAAAAGTACGTGGCTTTTTAACCGAACTGAAAGATCAATTATAA
- a CDS encoding thioredoxin family protein: MRLKTLLLGGGLLFSTMAWAQNGNDKVIKGKIEMKTLMQDQSTDWFYKGVNSYQPNDNMLNYIKSNRTNYNLVVVMGTWDETSRKVVPELYKVMITAGSPEDQVLMFGADQKMQTDAPTDYKVKKLPTVIVYRDGSEVGRIVGAPKESVEADLSRILLNSSKKEKE; the protein is encoded by the coding sequence ATGCGCTTGAAAACATTACTACTGGGAGGCGGCCTGCTTTTTTCTACAATGGCCTGGGCACAGAATGGAAACGATAAAGTGATCAAAGGCAAAATTGAAATGAAAACCCTGATGCAGGACCAGTCTACCGATTGGTTTTATAAAGGGGTGAACAGCTATCAGCCCAACGATAATATGCTCAATTACATTAAATCCAACCGTACCAATTATAACCTGGTGGTGGTAATGGGCACCTGGGACGAAACCAGCCGCAAGGTAGTTCCTGAACTGTATAAGGTGATGATCACCGCCGGCAGCCCGGAAGACCAGGTGCTGATGTTTGGCGCCGATCAGAAAATGCAGACAGACGCTCCTACCGACTATAAAGTAAAAAAACTGCCTACTGTGATCGTTTACCGCGATGGCAGCGAAGTAGGCCGTATCGTAGGCGCGCCGAAAGAATCCGTGGAAGCAGACCTGTCCCGCATCCTGCTGAACAGCTCCAAGAAAGAAAAAGAATAA
- a CDS encoding mechanosensitive ion channel family protein, producing the protein MLTIDRFTFPQVLNVHLYNKATLKDLTDTLLALAFSMSIIWIMLRLIDFIALVLEKKADLTEDKTDNQFIIFFRDFFKAIVFIMGAIAFIRILFGPSLVEKIIAGLGIGAAALALAAKESIENLIGSFIIFFDKPFRVGDSVKVDSYQGTVEKIGLRSTRIRTLEKTFVTVPNKKMVDSILDNLSLRTQQRVAMRLEIGSEAPADKVLKVLDDIRSLLQNNSNVLPGFTVNLNDFTKDTYIVQVIFNTYIIDGNQYAALREKVNLAIIRLLAENEVKLPTTSTNVTFGNLGS; encoded by the coding sequence ATGCTGACCATCGACCGGTTTACTTTTCCCCAGGTGCTTAACGTACACCTGTACAACAAAGCCACCCTGAAGGACCTTACCGATACGCTGCTGGCGCTGGCTTTCAGCATGAGCATCATCTGGATCATGCTGCGCCTGATCGACTTCATCGCGCTGGTGCTGGAAAAGAAGGCCGATCTCACGGAAGACAAAACAGACAACCAGTTTATTATCTTCTTCCGCGATTTCTTTAAAGCGATCGTCTTCATCATGGGCGCCATCGCCTTTATCAGGATCCTTTTCGGCCCGTCGCTGGTAGAGAAGATCATCGCAGGCCTTGGTATCGGTGCGGCAGCCCTCGCCCTCGCCGCCAAAGAAAGCATCGAGAACCTGATCGGCTCCTTCATCATTTTCTTTGACAAGCCTTTCCGTGTAGGCGACAGCGTAAAGGTAGACAGCTACCAGGGCACCGTGGAGAAGATAGGGCTGCGCAGCACCCGTATCCGTACGCTGGAAAAGACTTTTGTGACCGTACCCAACAAAAAAATGGTGGACAGCATCCTGGACAACCTGTCCCTCCGTACGCAGCAGCGGGTGGCCATGCGCCTTGAGATAGGCTCGGAAGCGCCTGCCGACAAAGTACTGAAGGTGCTGGACGACATCCGGAGCCTCCTGCAAAATAATTCCAACGTATTGCCCGGCTTTACAGTGAACCTGAACGATTTCACCAAGGACACCTATATCGTGCAGGTTATCTTCAATACTTATATTATCGACGGTAACCAGTATGCGGCCCTGCGGGAAAAAGTGAACCTTGCCATTATAAGGCTGCTGGCAGAAAACGAGGTAAAACTGCCCACCACGTCCACCAATGTGACATTTGGGAATTTGGGAAGTTAG
- a CDS encoding amidohydrolase family protein, whose product MKQIKLKGKDIFDGERFLGPGHVLVLDENGVVTGIVAENTAGAGVRELDGILCPGFVNTHCHLELSHMKGVIPEKTGLPAFLTRVMENRNSGHDQAAAIAAAEQAMWEAGTAAVGDICNGPATVPQKRHQRLYYHTFVECMGVAEGSAAARYQYSLEVLQAFRDIPGHSASIVPHAPYSVSSALFGLLAQTPHNTPVSIHNQECAAENELYNTNTGDFLRFYAHFGMDAGSFRPTGTNSLEAYLPRFARNKILLVHNTYTSAADIRFALQQPVETWWCLCPQANLYIEDRLPDIPLFREAGCNITLGTDSLASNHQLSVWEEIKTIQAHYPGIPMEELLRWATSNGAKALGIDSRYGSFGTGMQPGVVLIADDTKRII is encoded by the coding sequence TTGAAACAGATCAAATTAAAAGGGAAAGATATATTCGACGGCGAGCGGTTCCTGGGGCCCGGCCATGTCCTGGTATTGGATGAAAACGGCGTAGTGACGGGCATTGTAGCGGAAAATACCGCCGGCGCCGGTGTCCGGGAACTGGACGGCATCCTCTGCCCGGGATTTGTTAATACCCACTGTCACCTCGAACTTTCGCATATGAAAGGGGTGATCCCTGAAAAAACCGGGCTGCCCGCCTTCCTCACCCGGGTGATGGAAAACCGCAACAGCGGCCATGACCAGGCTGCGGCCATCGCCGCGGCGGAGCAGGCCATGTGGGAGGCCGGGACCGCCGCAGTAGGGGATATCTGTAACGGTCCCGCTACGGTGCCCCAAAAGCGCCACCAGCGCCTCTACTACCATACTTTTGTAGAATGCATGGGCGTAGCCGAAGGCAGCGCGGCCGCCCGCTATCAATACAGCCTGGAAGTACTCCAGGCTTTCCGGGATATCCCCGGCCACAGCGCCTCCATCGTGCCACATGCACCCTATTCGGTGAGCAGCGCGCTTTTCGGGCTGCTGGCGCAAACGCCGCACAACACGCCCGTGAGCATCCACAACCAGGAATGCGCCGCGGAAAATGAGCTGTATAACACCAACACCGGCGACTTTCTCCGGTTTTACGCCCATTTCGGCATGGACGCCGGCAGCTTCCGGCCCACAGGCACCAACAGCCTCGAAGCCTATCTGCCCCGCTTTGCCCGCAACAAAATCCTGCTGGTACATAATACCTATACTTCCGCCGCCGATATCCGGTTTGCCCTGCAACAGCCCGTGGAAACCTGGTGGTGCCTCTGCCCGCAGGCCAATTTGTATATTGAAGACCGGTTGCCCGACATCCCGCTGTTTCGCGAAGCAGGATGTAATATTACCCTGGGCACCGACAGCCTGGCGTCCAACCACCAGCTGTCTGTCTGGGAGGAGATAAAGACCATACAGGCCCATTACCCTGGCATACCGATGGAAGAACTCCTGCGCTGGGCAACCAGCAACGGCGCCAAAGCCCTCGGCATCGACAGCCGCTACGGCAGCTTCGGGACCGGTATGCAGCCAGGCGTAGTGCTGATTGCTGACGACACCAAACGTATTATCTAG
- the prfA gene encoding peptide chain release factor 1 has product MIDKLEAIKGRFEQVALALTNPEVVSDNKKFGQLSKEYRQLEKIVKAYDAYRKLLDNIAFNKEVLDSGDEEMRELAKAETEALQEQKQEQEELIRNLLIPKDPQDEKNAILEIRAGTGGDEASLFAGDLMRMYLRFCETKGWSTNLLNETPGSAGGFKEVVIEVSGDDVYGTLKFESGVHRVQRVPATEAAGRVHTSAATVAVLPEAEEVDVDVREADIKMDTFRSSGAGGQHVNKTESAVRLTHIPTGVVVECQEGRSQHSNREIAMKMLRTRIYEAAVRKHEDAIASQRKSLVSTGDRSAKIRTYNYPQGRVTDHRIGMTVYNLDAFMNGEIKDMVDALQFAENAEKLKQGS; this is encoded by the coding sequence ATGATAGACAAACTCGAAGCGATAAAAGGCCGTTTTGAACAGGTGGCGCTGGCACTGACCAACCCGGAAGTGGTAAGCGACAACAAAAAATTTGGCCAGCTTAGCAAGGAATACCGGCAGCTGGAGAAGATCGTGAAGGCATATGATGCCTACCGGAAGCTGTTGGACAATATTGCCTTCAACAAGGAAGTGCTGGACAGTGGCGACGAAGAGATGCGCGAACTGGCCAAAGCCGAAACGGAAGCGCTGCAGGAGCAGAAGCAGGAGCAGGAAGAACTGATCCGTAACCTGCTGATCCCCAAAGACCCCCAGGATGAGAAAAACGCCATCCTTGAAATACGCGCCGGTACCGGTGGTGATGAGGCCAGCCTCTTTGCCGGCGACCTGATGCGCATGTACCTGCGTTTCTGCGAAACCAAAGGCTGGAGCACCAACCTGCTGAACGAAACCCCCGGTTCCGCCGGCGGCTTTAAAGAGGTGGTGATAGAAGTCAGCGGAGACGACGTATATGGTACCCTGAAATTTGAATCCGGCGTACACCGCGTACAGCGTGTGCCTGCCACGGAAGCAGCCGGCCGTGTGCACACTTCCGCCGCTACCGTGGCCGTGCTGCCCGAAGCTGAGGAGGTGGATGTGGATGTGCGCGAAGCGGATATTAAAATGGACACTTTCCGTTCCTCCGGCGCTGGCGGTCAGCACGTAAACAAAACCGAGTCTGCGGTGAGGCTTACCCACATCCCTACCGGCGTGGTAGTGGAATGCCAGGAAGGCCGCAGCCAGCACTCCAACCGTGAGATAGCCATGAAGATGCTGCGTACCCGCATCTATGAAGCCGCAGTCCGCAAACATGAAGATGCCATAGCCTCCCAGCGTAAGAGCCTCGTGTCTACCGGCGACCGTTCCGCAAAAATCCGTACCTATAACTATCCGCAAGGCCGTGTTACAGACCATCGTATAGGCATGACCGTGTATAACCTCGACGCTTTCATGAACGGGGAAATCAAGGATATGGTAGATGCACTGCAGTTTGCAGAGAATGCGGAGAAGCTGAAACAAGGCAGCTAG
- a CDS encoding OmpA family protein, with protein sequence MMKRLNVLVALVLSVTMLFSCSTWQSMDNTKKGAAIGVGGGAAAGAIIGKAAGNTALGAIIGAAIGGAGGALIGKKMDKQAQEIKNEVPNATVERVGEGINVTFDAGVLFGFDKSDLSPAAQESIQQLAQILNKYPDTYVRVEGHTDDKGTDAYNMGLSERRTNSVMAYLKTQGVAANRIQGFWYGESQPKVPNDSEANRAKNRRVEFSIFANDKMKVDAKKEAGQQ encoded by the coding sequence ATGATGAAAAGACTCAATGTTCTGGTAGCCCTGGTTTTATCAGTAACCATGTTGTTTAGCTGTAGCACCTGGCAGAGCATGGATAATACTAAAAAAGGCGCTGCTATCGGTGTAGGCGGTGGTGCTGCTGCCGGTGCGATCATCGGTAAAGCAGCCGGTAACACTGCCCTGGGCGCTATTATTGGTGCTGCTATCGGTGGCGCTGGTGGTGCACTGATTGGTAAAAAAATGGATAAGCAGGCACAGGAAATCAAAAATGAAGTGCCGAACGCAACCGTTGAACGTGTAGGGGAAGGTATTAACGTGACTTTTGATGCAGGCGTATTGTTCGGTTTTGATAAGTCCGACCTGTCTCCTGCTGCCCAGGAAAGCATCCAGCAGCTGGCACAGATCCTGAACAAATATCCGGACACTTACGTACGTGTGGAAGGTCACACTGATGACAAAGGCACTGACGCTTACAACATGGGCCTGTCTGAAAGAAGGACCAACAGCGTAATGGCTTATCTGAAAACACAAGGCGTTGCTGCCAACCGTATCCAGGGTTTCTGGTATGGTGAAAGCCAGCCTAAAGTTCCGAACGACTCAGAAGCTAACCGCGCTAAAAACCGTCGTGTTGAATTCTCTATCTTCGCTAACGACAAGATGAAAGTGGACGCGAAGAAAGAAGCCGGTCAGCAATAA